Proteins from one Emys orbicularis isolate rEmyOrb1 chromosome 2, rEmyOrb1.hap1, whole genome shotgun sequence genomic window:
- the HHATL gene encoding protein-cysteine N-palmitoyltransferase HHAT-like protein, giving the protein MGIKAVLPSYELGFYALILTCAVVYSGNGIFDASRDNVNRKAFRQGIKPGWHYFGRKMDAADFEWAMWFTSFRNIIVFALSGHILFAKICSMVAPQHRSVVYMLYGMLAVLGTMGRAYLMIVLSHCVVLYTVALAKQRWLCFAAGLCSLASFRLEPFSMWQNGFVTRTFDLQDILFYGGSGFTIMRCMSFALENSERKEGIYSIIDLLKYNFYLPFFFFGPIMTFDQFHSQVSTSELRRKDNEMWNIRVHALLHLGAIVAVDVFFHFFYILTLPADVKFVTRLSDWALAGLAYSNLVYDWVKAAVMFGIINTIARLDHLDPPQPPKCITMLYVFAETHFDRGINDWLCKYVYDHLGENHDDVVKELRATICTFAVTTLWLGPCEIVYIWSVCNCFGLNFELWVQKLFQMEPFGSMEANMSEPMSRRIRGIFGAANFWAIVLYNVLALNSLDFTLLVAKRILLTGFPLSTLSIWFITYCGVQLIKERERLLAIEEEKRDKEKAA; this is encoded by the exons ATAATGTGAACAGAAAAGCCTTTCGGCAGGGCATAAAGCCGGGCTGGCATTACTTCGGCAGGAAAATG GACGCAGCTGACTTTGAGTGGGCGATGTGGTTCACCTCGTTCAGGAACATCATCGTCTTTGCCCTTTCGGGGCACATCCTGTTCGCCAAGATCTGCTCCATGGTGGCTCCTCAG CACAGATCTGTGGTTTACATGCTCTACGGGATGTTGGCCGTGCTGGGCACCATGGGACGCGCCTACCTGATGATTGTCCTCTCTCACTGTGTGGTGCTCTACACCGTCGCGCTGGCTAAGCAGAGGTGGTTGTGCTTTGCAGCCGGGCTTTGCAGCCTGGCCTCTTTCAGGCTGGAACCTTTCAGCATGTGGCAG AATGGATTTGTAACAAGAACTTTTGATCTTCAAGATATTCTGTTTTATGGAGGAAGCGGCTTTACCATCATGCGCTGCATGAGCTTTGCGCTGGAGAACTCCGAGAGGAAGGAAGGGATTTACTCCATCATTGACCTGCTGAAATATAATTTCTACCTCCCGTTTTTTTTCTTCGGACCCATCATGACCTTTGATCAATTCCACTCTCAG GTAAGCACCAGTGAGCTGAGACGCAAAGACAATGAGATGTGGAACATTCGCGTCCACGCTTTGCTCCACCTGGGGGCGATCGTCGCGGTGGATGTGTTTTTCCATTTCTTCTACATCTTGACCCTTCCTGCGGACGTGAAGTTCGTGACTCGGCTCTCAGACTGGGCTTTAG CCGGCCTGGCCTACTCTAACTTGGTGTATGACTGGGTGAAAGCTGCGGTGATGTTTGGAATTATCAACACCATTGCTAGGTTGGATCACTTGGACCCGCCGCAGCCCCCAAAATGCATCACCATGCTCTACGTCTTTGCAGAAAC GCACTTTGACAGAGGGATTAATGACTGGCTATGCAA GTACGTGTACGATCACCTCGGGGAGAACCACGACGATGTTGTGAAGGAGCTTCGGGCCACCATCTGCACCTTCGCTGTCACCACCCTGTGGCTGGGCCCCTGCGAGATCGTTTACATCTGGTCTGTCTGCAACTGCTTCGGACTCAACTTCGAGCTCTGGGTGCAGAAGCTTTTCCAGATGGAGCCCTTTGGCAGCATGGAG GCCAACATGTCAGAGCCGATGTCTCGGCGGATTAGAGGGATCTTCGGGGCTGCAAACTTCTGGGCCATTGTCCTCTACAACGTCCTTGCCCTCAACAGCCTGGACTTCACGCTGCTGGTTGCCAAGAGAATCCTCCTGACAG GTTTCCCACTGAGCACCTTGTCCATCTGGTTCATCACCTACTGCGGAGTGCAGCTGATCAAGGAGAGGGAGCGCCTCCTGGCAATAGAAGAGGAGAAACGAGACAAAGAAAAGGCAGCGTAG